The Stigmatella aurantiaca DW4/3-1 genome contains the following window.
CCATCCATGGAACGAAGGTGTCGAATCTGCTGGCCGTGGGAGTGGATGGGAGTAACGCTCCCGTGATTCTTCGCGCGAACGCGGATGGCAGCCAATGGACGCCGGAGACCTTGCCCGCGGGGCTGCCCAGTAACACCGCGCTGCGCACCGTCCATGTGGTTCACGACGGGCTGGCTTTCGCCGCGGGAGACAACGGGGTGGTGCTCATGCGAGAGAAGGGCTCCTGGACGGAACTGCCTCGCCTCTCCTCCGACATCAAAGGACTGGTCGCCTACGGCCGCACGGCGGTTTATGCCGCGACGGCCGACAAGATCGTGAAGCGGTTCGATGGCACGTCTTGGTCCGACGTCCACTCACCTTCGTGGGTGCCTACTGCCATCCATGGCATGGGGCCGCAGGAGTTCTGGGTGGTTGGATTCGGGAACGGAATCGTTCGTCGGGAGCCGTGACCCCCGGAGATTCAAAACAGGTCTTCCGTGCCATCCCAGATGTTTCAGAATGGCCTGATCATTTCGGTCCAGGGCGATCCGTTTTGGTGCACTGCCCTCCGCCCATTCGTATCTGCCCTTCTCATTTCAAGCCCTTACGCACTGGCATCATCCCTGCTTTGTCCTCCGGGTGTGAACGCGGCCACACCCTGCCGCCAGCACCTCGGAGGAAAGGCATCATGGAAATCAGGTTTTACGGTGTTCGGGGCAGCATCTCGGTCTCTGGGTCGCGCATTGGGGGCAACACGGCCTGCGTGGAGGTGACCAGCCAGGGCCACCGCCTCATCTTCGATGCGGGCACGGGGATCCGCGCACTGGGCGAACTCCTGATGCGCGAGAGCGCGCCCCAGAAGGCGACCCTCTTCTTCTCGCACCTGCACTGGGACCACGTGCAGGGGTTCCCTTTCTTCACCCCCGCCTACCTGGGAACCACCGAGCTCAGCCTCTACGGCCCGGGAGCCAACGGCGCCCAGGCCCTGCAAAGCGTCCTGGTCCAGCAGATGGAGCCGCCGAACTTCCCCGTGCCCCTGTCCATCATGCGCTCGCGGATGACGTTCGGCTCGGCCTTGCACGGCACCCCCGTGGAGGTGGGCCCGTTCCGCGTCACCCCC
Protein-coding sequences here:
- a CDS encoding MBL fold metallo-hydrolase → MEIRFYGVRGSISVSGSRIGGNTACVEVTSQGHRLIFDAGTGIRALGELLMRESAPQKATLFFSHLHWDHVQGFPFFTPAYLGTTELSLYGPGANGAQALQSVLVQQMEPPNFPVPLSIMRSRMTFGSALHGTPVEVGPFRVTPVDVPHPQGCLAYRVEADGHTFVYATDVELARDSLTRDVGRYLEGADALVLDAQYTPSEYAGQGGIPKKGWGHSTMVDAAQVAQAVGAQRLMLFHHDPAHNDDLLENMAEEARLHFFASEPAREGKRIVLGSTVTA